A window of Acidobacteriota bacterium contains these coding sequences:
- a CDS encoding nuclear transport factor 2 family protein: protein MKSKTILLLALLITFGAEAVERTDGPAEVVASFHRALESGNAEAALGHLAPDVVIYETGGVEASRDEYASHHLHSDMKFLRSVETTIVDQTSGIDGEHAWILTRTETSGTFGKKTIDLTGTETMLLRKSPEGWKIIHIHWSSRSRSADH, encoded by the coding sequence ATGAAGAGCAAGACGATCCTGCTGCTTGCCCTGCTGATCACCTTTGGAGCCGAGGCCGTTGAGCGCACGGATGGACCGGCCGAGGTCGTGGCCTCTTTTCACCGGGCGCTCGAGTCGGGGAACGCGGAAGCAGCGCTCGGTCATCTCGCACCGGACGTCGTCATTTACGAGACCGGAGGTGTCGAGGCGTCGCGCGACGAGTACGCTTCGCACCATCTGCACTCCGATATGAAATTTCTCCGCTCGGTCGAAACTACGATTGTCGACCAGACGAGCGGAATTGACGGTGAACATGCCTGGATCCTGACGAGAACCGAGACGAGCGGGACCTTCGGTAAAAAGACCATTGATCTCACGGGAACCGAGACGATGCTCCTGAGGAAGTCGCCGGAGGGGTGGAAGATCATCCACATCCATTGGTCGTCACGCTCGAGGAGCGCGGATCACTGA
- a CDS encoding acyl-CoA dehydrogenase family protein, with protein MLIDSLFSEEELMIRQTVRDFVDEEVLPIIEEAHREEKFPRHLISQMAEMGLFGSTIDEYGLPGLNNVAYGLIMQELERGDSGLRSFVSVQSALVMYPIYTYGSKEQKDKWIPKLASGEAIGCFGLTEPDFGSNPGGMRTHAKRDGDSWILNGAKSWITNGSIADVAVVWAKAEGGIRGFLVEKDTPGFSTAYHMGKFSLRASVTSQLFFDNCRIPDANVLPETSTLKHPLGCLNQARYGIAWGALGAAMAVYQTAVEYSKSRIQFAGQPIASHQLVQNKLAWMITEITKGQLLALQLGRLKDDGKLRPQHVSMGKMNNVHIALECARTARDILGANGISDEYPVIRHMLNLESVKTYEGTHDIHNLVIGQAVTGIAAFNPPMNEDQAQAREAEMAESR; from the coding sequence ATGCTCATCGACTCGCTCTTTTCGGAAGAGGAGCTGATGATTCGCCAGACCGTTCGCGATTTCGTCGACGAAGAGGTCCTTCCCATCATCGAGGAAGCCCATCGTGAGGAGAAGTTTCCCCGCCATCTGATCAGCCAGATGGCCGAGATGGGGCTGTTCGGCTCGACGATCGACGAATATGGTCTTCCCGGACTGAACAACGTCGCCTACGGCCTGATCATGCAGGAGCTCGAGCGAGGCGATTCCGGCCTTCGCTCGTTCGTGTCGGTGCAGTCCGCGCTCGTGATGTATCCGATCTACACATATGGCTCGAAGGAACAGAAAGACAAATGGATCCCGAAGCTCGCCTCGGGCGAAGCGATCGGCTGTTTCGGTCTCACCGAGCCGGACTTCGGGTCGAACCCCGGAGGGATGCGTACCCATGCGAAGCGCGACGGAGATTCATGGATTCTGAACGGCGCGAAGTCGTGGATCACCAATGGTTCGATCGCCGATGTCGCGGTCGTCTGGGCGAAGGCCGAAGGGGGGATACGAGGCTTCCTCGTCGAAAAGGACACACCCGGCTTCAGCACTGCCTACCACATGGGCAAGTTCTCGCTCCGCGCGTCGGTGACCTCGCAACTGTTCTTCGACAACTGCAGGATTCCCGACGCCAACGTTCTGCCGGAGACCTCGACGCTCAAACATCCTCTCGGCTGCCTGAACCAGGCCCGGTACGGCATCGCCTGGGGCGCTCTCGGAGCCGCGATGGCCGTTTACCAGACCGCCGTCGAGTACTCGAAGTCCCGGATCCAGTTCGCCGGGCAACCGATAGCATCGCATCAGCTCGTTCAGAACAAGCTCGCCTGGATGATCACCGAGATCACCAAGGGACAGCTTCTGGCCTTGCAGCTGGGACGCCTCAAGGATGACGGTAAGCTCCGGCCGCAGCACGTCTCGATGGGCAAGATGAACAATGTCCACATCGCACTCGAGTGCGCGCGCACCGCTCGTGACATTCTCGGTGCGAACGGAATCTCCGACGAGTATCCCGTCATCCGACACATGCTGAATCTCGAATCGGTCAAGACCTACGAGGGAACTCACGACATCCATAATCTCGTCATCGGCCAGGCGGTCACGGGCATCGCGGCATTCAACCCTCCGATGAACGAGGATCAGGCGCAGGCCCGCGAAGCCGAGATGGCGGAATCGAGGTAA
- a CDS encoding SDR family NAD(P)-dependent oxidoreductase: protein MTSDISGSGSQVCLITGASSGIGRALAMELARRGFRVAAASRRTGLLERLVDEIGVRNGEAIAIEMDVTDPESVERGVAETRERLGKIDLVVANAGVSVPMTVRKMEGHDARIISRTNFEGLLNLYAATVPRMVEDEDGHFVGISSVSSFRGVPGMAVYSATKAAVRAFLEAARVELIGTGVDVTIINPGFVRTEMTDGARFRMPFIMSAEKASGIIAGAIERRRAELSFPLPTVLMMRLIRLMPIPLFDRLTRPFAARRSRSRE, encoded by the coding sequence GTGACGTCCGACATTTCCGGCTCCGGGAGCCAGGTCTGCCTGATCACGGGCGCGTCGAGCGGGATTGGGCGCGCGCTCGCCATGGAGCTCGCCAGACGGGGGTTCCGCGTGGCGGCAGCCTCGCGGAGGACCGGACTGCTCGAGCGTCTCGTCGACGAGATCGGGGTCCGAAATGGCGAGGCAATCGCGATCGAAATGGACGTCACCGATCCCGAATCGGTCGAGCGTGGAGTGGCCGAGACCCGTGAACGCCTCGGAAAGATCGATCTGGTCGTGGCCAACGCCGGCGTGAGCGTCCCGATGACGGTGCGGAAAATGGAAGGGCACGACGCGCGGATCATCTCCAGAACGAACTTCGAGGGCCTGCTCAATCTCTACGCCGCGACGGTCCCTCGTATGGTCGAGGACGAAGATGGACATTTCGTCGGCATCTCCTCTGTGTCGTCATTTCGAGGAGTGCCGGGGATGGCGGTCTATTCGGCGACGAAGGCCGCGGTCAGGGCGTTTCTCGAGGCCGCGCGCGTCGAGCTCATCGGCACCGGGGTCGACGTGACGATCATCAACCCGGGATTCGTCCGGACCGAAATGACCGACGGAGCGCGATTCCGAATGCCATTCATCATGTCGGCCGAGAAAGCGTCGGGAATCATCGCGGGGGCGATCGAGCGACGCCGGGCCGAGCTGAGCTTTCCCCTCCCGACGGTACTGATGATGCGTCTGATCCGGTTGATGCCCATCCCCCTCTTCGACCGGCTCACGCGACCCTTCGCTGCACGACGGAGCCGTTCTCGTGAGTAG
- a CDS encoding MerR family DNA-binding protein, which yields MRLRFITKAKGLGLRLAEIREILSLHDRGESPCDRVLNLTKEKINWVDEQIRALQLFRADLQQLWHEAQESRAQTRDCVCSLIEDHSIAQEAAYPRQKLN from the coding sequence CTGCGTCTGCGGTTCATCACGAAGGCGAAGGGCCTGGGACTCAGGCTCGCCGAGATTCGGGAGATCCTGAGCCTGCACGACCGAGGCGAGTCGCCATGCGATCGCGTTCTGAATCTCACTAAGGAGAAAATCAATTGGGTCGATGAGCAGATCCGGGCTCTCCAGTTATTCCGTGCAGACCTGCAGCAGTTGTGGCACGAAGCACAGGAGAGCCGGGCTCAGACCCGCGATTGCGTCTGTAGTCTCATAGAAGATCACTCGATTGCGCAGGAAGCCGCGTACCCGCGTCAAAAACTCAACTAG
- a CDS encoding tetratricopeptide repeat protein, producing the protein MIDSAHRSGRGIRLIGAAVLTLLVGASTLEAVEPQRVPERPVLIQQIEAHQSAGRWEEAISLLRRALERAPNDRELRIMLAETLSWGGRFEEAEALFIELAEREPSRRVRIGLARTLQWQGDYGAAIEQYRLLLAEDPGDIDALEGLARTEYWAGDFRSAERLFERVIAADPARDQARVDLAAIRVAARSLLTTTAFFRSDDQPYDATHAEISAIFFSDPLTKWTVTAEGSRLEGEGRGLPASGLLEGETASIEIASEIGIPALGLSLEGAVRPFRFADGETVWLGRAAVTRRITPASTLQAFHRRDELIRTVTSLDDHPWVASTGLRWSLDRKGWFAEVQARALDFSDGNEGASASGYVLAPIFDEPVRFSAGVSALYADTDVNRFRLDSIESVPLRGGGFAYSYEGRYDPYWTPIDLREARLLLSMNGKIGPVTGWRVDGTYGTARDEALTFGPDRGFFPFPSNPFSVNFNRSFEPWSLRAAIEREWPRFSLQLRYDRWLSAEYEFEEIGATLVRRF; encoded by the coding sequence GTGATCGACTCCGCTCACAGATCAGGAAGAGGCATCCGGCTCATAGGCGCAGCAGTCCTGACGCTGCTCGTCGGGGCCAGTACGCTCGAAGCAGTGGAACCGCAGCGCGTCCCGGAGCGGCCGGTTCTGATTCAGCAGATCGAGGCTCATCAGTCGGCCGGGCGATGGGAGGAAGCGATCTCGCTGCTTCGTCGTGCTCTCGAGCGAGCTCCGAACGATCGCGAGTTGCGAATCATGCTCGCGGAAACGCTCTCGTGGGGCGGACGGTTCGAAGAGGCGGAGGCGCTTTTCATCGAGCTCGCCGAACGCGAACCGAGCAGGCGCGTCCGAATCGGGCTCGCTCGGACGCTTCAATGGCAAGGGGACTACGGAGCGGCCATCGAACAGTATCGACTGTTGCTCGCCGAAGATCCGGGGGATATCGATGCGCTCGAAGGTCTGGCGAGGACCGAGTACTGGGCGGGAGATTTCAGATCTGCGGAGCGTCTCTTCGAGAGGGTGATCGCGGCCGATCCCGCGAGGGATCAGGCGCGGGTTGATCTCGCAGCGATCCGGGTAGCGGCGAGGTCTTTACTGACGACAACCGCTTTCTTCCGCTCGGACGATCAACCCTACGATGCCACTCATGCGGAGATCAGCGCAATTTTTTTCTCGGATCCGCTGACCAAATGGACCGTGACTGCGGAGGGAAGCCGATTGGAGGGGGAGGGGCGCGGGCTGCCGGCGTCCGGACTGCTCGAGGGCGAAACGGCGAGTATCGAGATCGCCTCCGAGATCGGTATCCCGGCTCTCGGACTGTCGCTCGAGGGAGCGGTGAGGCCCTTCCGCTTCGCCGACGGCGAGACGGTCTGGCTGGGAAGGGCCGCGGTCACGAGAAGGATCACCCCTGCTTCGACGCTCCAGGCCTTCCATCGGAGAGATGAGCTGATCCGGACGGTGACCTCGCTCGACGATCATCCCTGGGTTGCCTCGACGGGACTTCGCTGGTCGCTCGACCGGAAGGGGTGGTTTGCAGAGGTTCAGGCGCGAGCTCTCGACTTCAGCGACGGAAATGAAGGTGCGTCCGCGAGCGGTTACGTGCTCGCTCCGATTTTCGACGAGCCGGTTCGTTTCTCCGCCGGCGTGTCGGCGCTCTACGCGGATACGGATGTAAACCGCTTCCGGCTGGATTCGATCGAGTCGGTGCCGCTCCGGGGGGGTGGCTTCGCCTACAGCTACGAGGGAAGATACGATCCATACTGGACTCCGATCGATCTTCGCGAAGCGAGGTTGCTGCTGTCGATGAATGGAAAGATCGGCCCGGTGACGGGTTGGAGGGTGGATGGGACGTATGGAACGGCTCGGGACGAAGCGCTTACCTTCGGGCCCGATCGCGGATTTTTCCCCTTCCCTTCGAATCCGTTTTCCGTGAACTTCAACCGCAGCTTCGAGCCCTGGTCTCTGCGTGCGGCGATCGAGAGGGAGTGGCCCAGGTTCAGTCTTCAGCTCAGGTACGATCGCTGGCTGAGCGCCGAATACGAGTTCGAGGAGATTGGTGCAACCCTGGTCAGACGATTCTGA
- the glpX gene encoding class II fructose-bisphosphatase: MEPSLEIGFLRASEKAAIAAARTMGRGDRKRSDHVAVEAMRTELNKLRMNGRIVIGEGERDKAPMLYVGEELGRNDTDDRRECPEIDIAVDPLEGTNLCATGTPNSIAVLAASERGGLLNAPDVYMDKICVGHTAAGKVDLEASVRDNLQAIAESFGRDINELTIVILDRERHAGLISEVREAGARIKLITDGDLSGGIAAAVRGTGIHAMMGIGGAPEGVLTAAAMRCLNGVMIGRLHPLEKWQENRLAEMGFDDYGKVYDTKDLASGDDIIFSASGVTDGDLLRGVRFFAHGIRVSSIFLSLKTQTIRFVDTIYQEEGGELTVSFS; this comes from the coding sequence ATGGAACCGAGCCTCGAGATCGGCTTTCTGCGCGCCTCCGAGAAAGCCGCGATCGCCGCCGCGCGAACAATGGGTCGCGGAGACCGGAAGCGTTCCGATCACGTCGCGGTCGAGGCGATGCGGACCGAGTTGAACAAGCTCCGGATGAACGGCCGGATCGTCATCGGCGAAGGAGAACGGGACAAGGCTCCAATGCTTTACGTCGGCGAGGAGCTGGGCCGCAACGACACCGATGACCGCCGGGAATGCCCCGAGATCGACATTGCGGTCGATCCGCTGGAAGGAACCAACCTCTGCGCCACCGGCACGCCAAACTCGATCGCCGTCCTCGCCGCTTCCGAGCGAGGCGGCCTGCTCAACGCGCCCGACGTCTACATGGACAAGATCTGCGTCGGTCATACGGCAGCCGGAAAAGTCGATCTCGAGGCGTCCGTGCGCGATAACCTCCAGGCAATCGCCGAGTCCTTCGGCCGCGACATCAATGAGCTGACCATCGTCATTCTCGACCGGGAACGCCATGCAGGACTCATCTCAGAGGTGCGCGAAGCAGGGGCTCGCATCAAGCTGATCACCGACGGCGACCTCTCCGGTGGAATCGCCGCAGCGGTACGGGGAACCGGCATTCACGCGATGATGGGAATCGGCGGCGCTCCCGAGGGAGTGCTCACGGCGGCGGCGATGCGATGTCTCAATGGCGTGATGATCGGCCGTCTTCACCCTCTCGAGAAATGGCAGGAAAATCGTCTCGCGGAGATGGGATTCGATGATTACGGGAAAGTTTACGACACGAAGGATCTCGCCTCCGGCGACGACATCATCTTCTCTGCGAGCGGGGTGACCGACGGCGACCTCCTTCGGGGAGTCCGCTTCTTCGCCCACGGCATCCGCGTCTCTTCAATCTTTCTGTCGCTCAAGACCCAGACGATCCGGTTCGTCGACACGATCTACCAGGAGGAGGGCGGCGAGCTCACGGTCTCCTTCAGCTGA
- a CDS encoding c-type cytochrome — protein MKRSVGLFALGLIALVLIALGALAWTQTRAGISAREEPSALEAALARAMRTLAIPADAKELENPLEPSDTVLVSARAHWADHCASCHGNDGKGQTEMGQGLYPKAPDMTHPDTQSLSDGELAYIIRNGIRLTGMPAWGEPGTPPSEADWELVHFIRHLPEITSEELEQMEAMNPVSLHELEEQRAMEAFLAGEDVETNNEAPPLHGERGHHH, from the coding sequence ATGAAGCGATCGGTCGGACTCTTCGCGCTGGGATTGATCGCGCTCGTTCTCATCGCACTCGGGGCTCTCGCGTGGACGCAGACACGGGCAGGAATCAGCGCCCGTGAGGAACCATCTGCGCTCGAAGCGGCTCTCGCCCGAGCGATGCGCACCCTGGCCATTCCCGCCGATGCGAAAGAGCTGGAGAATCCGCTCGAGCCGTCAGACACGGTGCTTGTGTCCGCTCGCGCCCACTGGGCAGACCACTGTGCCTCATGTCACGGGAATGACGGCAAGGGACAGACGGAAATGGGACAGGGGCTGTACCCGAAGGCTCCTGACATGACCCACCCGGACACCCAGTCGCTCAGCGACGGCGAGCTCGCCTACATCATCCGCAACGGCATCCGACTCACCGGGATGCCGGCCTGGGGAGAGCCCGGAACGCCGCCGAGCGAGGCGGACTGGGAGCTCGTCCACTTCATCCGGCACCTTCCAGAAATCACATCCGAGGAGCTCGAGCAGATGGAAGCGATGAACCCCGTCAGCCTTCACGAACTGGAAGAGCAGCGGGCGATGGAAGCGTTCCTCGCGGGTGAAGACGTCGAGACCAATAACGAAGCTCCGCCACTCCACGGGGAGCGGGGCCACCATCACTGA
- a CDS encoding glycosyltransferase, whose translation MQPWSDDSEIFRHRRAAPIRGWHRWALMTLIFLGLQSVVVFALWWFQPRHINQPVLFALLSLATWYGVFRIIVGWYNAFHIEHPPYIEPPEGMSVAIFITSSPGEPYEMFVRTLEAARQIRYPHQTYLLDDTRDPRFAELAAEKGAVHLEIVGVPGAKAGKINEALRRTDEDFILVLDPDHIPFPEFLDRVLGQFENPEVGFVQVSQAYHNPGESFVARAAAEQTFAFYGPIMQGMHGTGTTVAIGANCTFRREALESIGGHGIGLAEDLVTSIRLHAAGWKSVYVPEIVSRGLVPADLSSFAKQQLKWSRGVHEVLFREYPRLFTRLTPHQRISYLMIGSYYFVGVTSLIYFTIPLLYLWLGQNPAAMLIMDYLRHAVPVGLFGLLIYRFVHEWLCDPARERGWHWRGTLLKIGLWNIHLHGLVLALARVDVPYIPTEKRRRTGRFLVMARVPLTVIALSAATIVWTIYSRLYLLPEAEVRITTEVTFGMMAFLTANVIMMSGRLYAAWQDRTLVRSES comes from the coding sequence GTGCAACCCTGGTCAGACGATTCTGAGATCTTTCGCCACCGAAGAGCGGCGCCGATTCGAGGATGGCACCGCTGGGCGCTGATGACGCTGATCTTTCTCGGCCTGCAGAGCGTCGTTGTGTTTGCTCTGTGGTGGTTTCAGCCTCGCCACATCAATCAGCCGGTCCTTTTTGCACTCCTGTCGCTCGCCACCTGGTACGGAGTGTTCCGGATCATCGTCGGGTGGTACAACGCGTTTCACATCGAGCACCCCCCCTATATCGAGCCGCCCGAAGGAATGAGTGTGGCGATCTTCATTACTTCGAGCCCGGGGGAGCCTTACGAGATGTTCGTCCGGACCCTCGAAGCTGCCCGGCAGATCCGTTACCCTCATCAGACGTATCTGCTGGACGACACACGGGACCCGCGATTCGCCGAGCTGGCCGCCGAAAAGGGGGCGGTTCACCTCGAGATCGTCGGCGTCCCGGGTGCGAAAGCCGGAAAGATCAATGAGGCGCTGCGGCGGACCGATGAGGATTTCATTCTCGTTCTCGATCCCGACCACATCCCGTTTCCCGAGTTTCTCGATCGTGTACTCGGCCAGTTCGAGAATCCGGAGGTGGGATTCGTACAGGTTTCACAGGCGTATCACAATCCCGGGGAGTCGTTCGTGGCGCGAGCGGCAGCGGAGCAGACTTTCGCCTTTTACGGTCCGATCATGCAGGGAATGCACGGTACGGGCACGACGGTCGCGATCGGTGCGAATTGCACCTTCCGGCGGGAGGCGCTCGAGTCGATCGGTGGCCATGGAATCGGGCTCGCCGAGGATCTGGTCACTTCGATCCGATTGCATGCGGCCGGCTGGAAATCGGTCTACGTACCGGAGATCGTTTCCCGTGGTCTCGTGCCAGCGGATCTGAGCTCGTTTGCGAAGCAGCAGCTGAAGTGGTCGCGAGGCGTCCACGAAGTCCTCTTTCGGGAGTACCCGCGCCTTTTCACCAGGCTCACGCCGCATCAGCGGATCTCGTATCTGATGATCGGCAGCTATTACTTCGTCGGAGTCACCAGCCTGATCTACTTCACGATTCCTCTGCTGTATCTGTGGCTCGGCCAGAATCCCGCGGCGATGCTGATCATGGACTACCTCCGGCATGCAGTTCCCGTAGGTCTCTTCGGTCTGTTGATCTACCGATTTGTTCACGAGTGGCTCTGCGACCCGGCGAGGGAGCGCGGCTGGCACTGGCGGGGTACGCTTCTAAAGATAGGATTATGGAACATCCACCTTCATGGCTTGGTTCTGGCGTTGGCTCGTGTGGATGTCCCCTACATACCGACTGAGAAGAGGCGCCGGACCGGGAGGTTCCTGGTGATGGCGCGAGTTCCCCTGACGGTCATCGCCTTGTCTGCGGCTACCATCGTCTGGACGATCTACTCCAGGTTGTACCTGCTACCCGAGGCGGAGGTGCGCATCACGACCGAGGTCACTTTCGGCATGATGGCCTTCCTCACGGCCAATGTGATCATGATGAGCGGGCGTCTCTACGCCGCGTGGCAGGACAGGACCCTTGTTCGGAGCGAGTCATGA
- a CDS encoding MerR family DNA-binding transcriptional regulator: MVALVTRQKSRSDVPSSLCPPLRGLARRFQLLSLLALALVPILVSPELVASGHRPELAEACAVVTIRYYESSGLLPPPPRSENGYRLTTARQSCVCGSSRRRRAWDSGSPRFGRS, encoded by the coding sequence ATGGTGGCGCTCGTAACGCGGCAGAAATCTAGGTCTGACGTTCCATCCAGTCTTTGCCCACCACTCAGGGGTCTTGCTCGTCGTTTCCAGCTTCTTTCTCTTCTCGCTCTCGCACTCGTACCGATACTCGTCAGCCCCGAGCTCGTGGCATCAGGGCACCGCCCTGAGCTTGCAGAAGCGTGCGCAGTGGTGACGATACGATACTACGAGAGTAGTGGTCTGCTTCCTCCACCCCCGCGCAGCGAAAACGGTTACCGACTTACGACGGCGCGGCAGTCCTGCGTCTGCGGTTCATCACGAAGGCGAAGGGCCTGGGACTCAGGCTCGCCGAGATTCGGGAGATCCTGA
- a CDS encoding alpha/beta fold hydrolase, whose protein sequence is MAAGSAAGVYIAAEMDLARERAARDYLGDLLYTEVRGSGSPVVFIAGLQGSTRYWGQSFDSLAGEHRLIFVDALGFGRSPWPAGIDYSLDDHIEALRRTLIANDATRQLTLVAHSFGTILAANYAARFLGEVSRVVLMGTPVFADGEQARRGIRRLTKLGALLMFNDTLARISCTAMCAFRPLLRRLLPSLRPHLDAGVVSDSVLHHLPAVDGAVNRILLRVPVQEALQEIGGRAVLIHGRADAVTPVEDARRVAEQTGAQLIEVPGDHQSYFREGIEPVHAAMHAAGSDGTPAAQ, encoded by the coding sequence TTGGCTGCAGGTTCGGCTGCAGGTGTCTACATTGCGGCGGAAATGGACCTCGCCCGGGAGCGCGCAGCACGGGACTATCTCGGCGACCTTCTCTATACCGAAGTTCGGGGCTCGGGGAGCCCGGTCGTTTTCATCGCGGGCCTTCAGGGCTCCACCAGGTACTGGGGCCAGAGCTTCGACTCTCTGGCCGGTGAGCACCGGCTGATCTTTGTCGATGCGCTCGGCTTTGGCCGCTCGCCATGGCCTGCCGGGATCGACTACTCGCTCGACGATCACATCGAGGCTCTCCGCCGCACACTCATCGCCAACGATGCAACCAGACAGCTCACGCTCGTAGCCCACTCGTTCGGTACGATCCTGGCCGCCAATTACGCGGCCCGGTTCCTGGGGGAGGTCTCCCGAGTCGTCCTCATGGGAACGCCGGTGTTTGCGGACGGAGAGCAGGCACGGCGCGGGATTCGTAGGCTGACGAAGCTAGGCGCGCTGCTGATGTTCAATGACACGCTGGCACGCATCTCCTGCACGGCGATGTGTGCCTTCCGCCCTCTGCTTCGGCGTCTCCTGCCATCTCTTCGCCCGCACCTCGATGCGGGTGTCGTCTCCGACTCCGTGCTCCACCACCTGCCGGCCGTCGATGGTGCAGTCAACCGAATTCTGCTTCGGGTGCCGGTTCAAGAGGCGCTGCAGGAGATCGGTGGCAGGGCGGTGCTCATCCACGGCCGGGCAGATGCAGTCACTCCAGTCGAAGATGCCCGTCGCGTTGCCGAGCAGACGGGAGCCCAGCTCATTGAGGTGCCGGGCGATCATCAGAGCTACTTCCGGGAAGGAATAGAGCCGGTTCATGCGGCGATGCACGCTGCAGGAAGTGACGGTACGCCAGCAGCACAATGA
- a CDS encoding PIG-L family deacetylase: MRVLAAMAHPDDAEFLCAGTLRLLAECGWELRSITLSGGDMGAPSGRREEVRVTRTEEARRAAETIGGSYRWAGLSDLAIYYCPEQLEKVTDALREFAPDIVITHSPDCYMIDHEETAKLVRMACFGACIPLFPSAEPPTRNGVPALYYADAFEGKDKYGNPVVASFWIDVTSTFDVRQRALACHASQREWLRAQHAIDDYLATNESFAREHGSRCGVQYAEGFRQHLGHGYPQHNLLREALTDFALDPSRPLPGDVR; the protein is encoded by the coding sequence ATGAGAGTGCTCGCCGCGATGGCGCATCCTGACGACGCGGAGTTCCTCTGCGCGGGAACTCTCCGTCTTCTCGCCGAGTGCGGCTGGGAGCTTCGCTCCATCACGCTCAGCGGCGGCGACATGGGGGCGCCGTCGGGACGTCGCGAGGAGGTCCGCGTGACGCGCACCGAAGAAGCGCGACGCGCGGCGGAGACGATCGGTGGCAGCTATCGGTGGGCTGGTCTCAGCGACCTGGCGATCTACTACTGTCCCGAACAGCTCGAGAAAGTCACCGACGCGCTCCGCGAATTCGCTCCCGACATCGTCATCACCCACTCGCCGGACTGCTACATGATCGACCACGAGGAGACCGCGAAACTCGTCCGGATGGCGTGCTTCGGCGCCTGCATTCCGCTTTTTCCCAGTGCCGAGCCTCCGACACGCAATGGCGTTCCCGCGCTCTACTACGCCGACGCGTTCGAGGGGAAGGACAAATACGGCAATCCCGTCGTCGCTTCGTTCTGGATCGACGTGACCTCGACGTTCGATGTCCGGCAGCGCGCGCTCGCCTGCCACGCCAGTCAACGCGAGTGGCTGCGCGCACAACACGCCATCGATGACTATTTGGCCACGAACGAGAGTTTCGCGCGCGAGCACGGTTCTCGATGCGGCGTGCAATACGCCGAAGGGTTCCGCCAGCACCTCGGCCACGGTTACCCGCAGCACAATCTGCTGCGCGAGGCGCTCACCGATTTCGCGCTCGATCCGTCTCGTCCTCTCCCCGGAGACGTCCGATGA